The following coding sequences lie in one Mycteria americana isolate JAX WOST 10 ecotype Jacksonville Zoo and Gardens chromosome 15, USCA_MyAme_1.0, whole genome shotgun sequence genomic window:
- the NOS2 gene encoding nitric oxide synthase, inducible, with amino-acid sequence MLCPWQFVFKPRTAKNQPSEEKDINNNVEKNRKIHGLEDDDAKLYDLSKKRIEMPPIITSAKASDGRENPPQNGVKASNQISRCPRHIKVRNLENGSSFLDTLHLTAKEVINCRTKACQGALMTPKGLVKGTRDGPVPPAELLPQAIDFIKQYYNSFKEPKIEEHLDRLETVTKEIETTGTYHLTKDELIFAAKQAWRNAPRCIGRIQWSNLQVFDARDCKTAKEMFEHICCHIQYATNNGNIRSAITVFPQRTDGKHDFRVWNSQLIRYAGYQMPDGSIVGDPASVEFTQLCIELGWKPKYGRFDVVPLVLQANGQDPEIFEYPPEIVLEVPIEHPKYEWFKELDLKWYALPAVANMLLEVGGLEFTGCPFNGWYMGTEIGVRDFCDVQRYNILKEVGRRMGLETNKLSSLWKDRAVVEINVAVLYSFQKQNVTIMDHHSAAESFMKYMQNEYRVRGGCPADWVWIVPPMSGSITPVFHQEMLNYVLTPFYYYQVDAWKTHVWHDETRRPKKNKIKFSILAKAVLFASSLMRQTMATRSKVTVIYATETGKSETLANNLCSLFNCAFNTKILCMDEYNICDLEKETLLLVVTSTFGNGDSPNNGKTLKNSLLTLKLLRKNIRYAVFGLGSSMYPEFCAFAHAIDQKLAQLGASRLTPIGEGDELNGQEEAFRTWAVSAFKTACDIFNIRGKNSIQLPDIYTSDESWDPKNYRIVHDSQTMDLAKALANIHAKDIIPMKLKFRQNLQSLKSSRVTILVKLSCETNQEVRYLPGEHIGIFPGNQTELVHGLIARVKDAPPPDQTVRLETCTDGGYWTSDKKIPACTLSEALTYFLDITTPPSQQLLKKLSQLVTAEGDKQRLEVLCQSTEEYNKWKFYNSPNILEVLEEFPSAEVSTAFLLTQLPFLKPRYYSVSSSCDMTPREIHLTVAVVNYRTRDGQGPLHHGVCSTWLNTIALNEIVPCFIHSANGFQLPEEPTKPCILIGPGTGIAPFRSFWQQRLYDLEKKGIKGGDMTLLFGCRQPGVDDIYKEETEEMKRKGVLKEVYTAYSRQPGQAKVYVQDILQSKLETKVCNLLHKEEGHLYVCGDVRMAKDVAQTLKGMLAKKLDLNEQQAEDYFFQLKSQKRYHEDIFGAVFPHEVKRGVRALQPTSPRTNQLMF; translated from the exons cTTAGAAGATGATGATGCCAAATTATATGATCTGAGCAAGAAGCGGATAGAGATGCCGCCTATCATAACTTCAGCGAAGGCCAGTGATGGGAGAGAG AACCCCCCCCAAAATGGCGTCAAAGCTTCAAACCAAATATCAAGATGTCCAAGACATATAAAAGTAAGAAACTTGGAAAATGGATCCAGCTTTCTCGACACACTACACCTGACAGCAAAGGAG gtTATCAACTGCCGGACCAAAGCCTGCCAAGGGGCACTCATGACCCCAAAGGGCCTGGTGAAAGGTACCAGAGATGGGCCAGTTCCACCGGCAGAGCTTTTACCTCAGGCCATAGACTTTATCAAGCAGTACTACAATTCATTTAAAGA GCCAAAAATAGAAGAACACCTGGACCGACTGGAAACGGTGACCAAGGAGATAGAAACAACAGGAACCTACCATCTGACAAAGGATGAACTGATCTTTGCTGCCAAACAGGCCTGGAGGAATGCGCCTAGGTGTATTGGGAGAATCCAGTGGTCCAATCTACAG GTATTTGATGCACGTGATTGTAAAACAGCGAAGGAAATGTTTGAGCATATCTGTTGTCATATTCAGTATGCCACAAACAATGGAAATATAAG ATCAGCCATCACTGTCTTCCCCCAGAGGACTGATGGGAAACATGATTTCCGTGTTTGGAACAGCCAGCTCATCCGTTATGCTGGATATCAAATGCCAGATGGGTCTATCGTAGGAGACCCTGCCAGTGTGGAGTTCACACAG TTGTGCATTGAGCTTGGGTGGAAGCCGAAATATGGCCGCTTTGATGTAGTTCCACTTGTTCTCCAAGCAAACGGCCAAGACCCAGAAATATTTGAATACCCGCCAGAAATTGTCCTTGAAGTGCCAATAGAGCATCCAAA GTATGAATGGTTTAAGGAGTTAGATCTGAAGTGGTATGCGCTGCCTGCTGTTGCCAACATGCTTCTTGAGGTGGGAGGCCTGGAATTTACTGGGTGTCCTTTCAATGGCTGGTACATGGGGACAGAGATAGGAGTGCGAGACTTCTGCGATGTGCAGCGATACAACATCCTGAAG GAGGTAGGAAGAAGAATGGGActggaaacaaacaaactttCATCATTATGGAAAGACCGAGCTGTTGTAGAGATAAATGTGGCTGTGCTTTATAGCTTCCAA AAACAAAATGTGACTATCATGGATCACCACTCAGCTGCTGAGTCCTTCATGAAATACATGCAGAATGAGTACCGTGTGCGAGGAGGCTGCCCGGCTGACTGGGTGTGGATTGTACCTCCTATGTCAGGGAGCATAACCCCCGTGTTCCACCAGGAGATGTTGAACTACGTCCTCACTCCCTTCTATTACTACCAG gtggatGCATGGAAGACACATGTCTGGCATGATGAGACCCGGAggccaaagaaaaacaaaataaagtttagCATCTTGGCAAA gGCTGTACTCTTTGCATCTTCACTCATGCGACAAACAATGGCAACCAGGTCCAAGGTCACTGTGATCTATGCAACAGAGACTGGGAAATCTGAAACACTCGCCAACAATCTCTGCAGCTTGTTCAATTGTGCCTTCAACACTAAG ATCCTGTGCATGGATGAATACAACATCTGTGACCTGGAAAAAGAAACCCTTCTTTTAGTGGTTACTAGCACTTTTGGAAATGGAGATTCTCCAAATAACGGAAAG ACCTTGAAGAACTCCTTGCTCACCCTGAAATTGCTGAGAAAAAACATTAG ATatgctgtgtttggtttggggtcCAGCATGTATCCAGAGTTCTGTGCCTTTGCTCATGCCATTGACCAAAAACTGGCCCAACTAGGGGCTTCGCGGCTCACTCCAATAGGTGAAGGAGACGAACTCAATGGGCAAGAAGAAGCCTTTCGCACATGGGCAGTCAGTGCATTCAAG actGCCTGTGACATTTTTAACATCCGTGGGAAAAACAGTATTCAGTTGCCTGATATATATACCTCTGATGAAAGCTGGGATCCTAAGAATTACAGGATAGTGCATGACTCTCAAACCATGGACTTGGCTAAAG CACTTGCAAACATTCATGCCAAGGACATAATTCCCATGAAGCTGAAATTCAGACAGAATCTTCAAAGTTTAAAATCCAG TCGTGTTACCATTCTAGTTAAGCTTTCCTGTGAGACTAATCAGGAAGTGCGCTACCTGCCCGGAGAACATATTGGGATTTTCCCAGGCAACCAGACAGAATTAGTCCATGGCCTCATTGCACGTGTCAAGGATGCCCCTCCACCTGATCAGACTGTCAGACTTGAAACCTGCACTGATG GTGGCTACTGGACAAGTGACAAAAAGATTCCAGCCTGCACACTCTCTGAGGCTTTGACATACTTCCTTGATATCACTACTCCACCCTCCCAACAACTGCTAAAAAAACTCTCCCAGCTGGTAACAGCGGAAGGAGACAAACAGAGACTGGAAGTTTTATGTCAG AGCACGGAAGAATACAATAAATGGAAGTTTTACAACAGCCCGAACATCCTGGAGGTCCTGGAGGAGTTTCCTTCTGCTGAAGTCTCAACAGCTTTCTTACTGACTCAGCTGCCATTTCTGAAACCCAGGTACTATTCTGTCAGTTCCTCCTGTGACATGACACCCAGAGAGATTCATCTGACAGTTGCAGTTGTAAActacaggacaagag ATGGACAAGGCCCTTTGCACCATGGAGTTTGCAGTACATGGCTGAATACAATAGCTCTTAATGAAATAGTCCCGTGCTTTATACACAG TGCTAATGGATTCCAGCTCCCAGAGGAGCCAACCAAGCCATGCATTCTGATCGGCCCAGGAACAGGAATTGCTCCCTTCAGAAGTTTCTGGCAGCAGCGTCTGTACgatttggaaaagaaag GGATCAAAGGTGGTGACATGACGTTATTGTTTGGCTGCCGGCAGCCAGGCGTGGATGACATCTacaaagaagaaactgaggaaatgAAGAGGAAGGGGGTCCTGAAAGAAGTCTATACAGCTTACTCCAGACAACCTGGACAAGCTAAA GTCTATGTTCAAGACATTCTTCAAAGCAAGTTGGAGACCAAAGTGTGCAACCTCTTGCATAAGGAGGAAGGGCATTTGTATGTCTGCGGAGACGTACGCATGGCCAAGGATGTTGCTCAGACTTTGAAAGGGATGCTTGCAAAAAAACTAGACCTCAATGAACAGCAGGCAGAGGACTATTTCTTCCAGCTAAAG agcCAAAAGCGATACCATGAAGATATATTTGGGGCTGTATTCCCACATGAAGTCAAAAGAGGTGTAAGAGCTTTGCAACCCACCAGTCCAAGAACGAATCAACTTATGTTTTAG